The Vespula vulgaris chromosome 12, iyVesVulg1.1, whole genome shotgun sequence genome window below encodes:
- the LOC127067881 gene encoding kinesin light chain isoform X2, with the protein MGRTHMSKTLNAYRIKKIETIGRMTAMTQEEIIAGARTVAQGLEALRVEHSGLLQGLQSQDAPAARDKANLLSKNIEMIELGLGEAQVMMALASHLQMVEAEKQKLRTQVRRLCQENAWLRDELAGTQQKLQASEQAVAQLEEEKKHLEFMTSMRQYDPDPSADDENAKDRPKDDPVVDLFPDDDADDRNSKSISPTPPSQFAQQVNAGYEIPARLRTLHNLVIQYASQGRYEVAVPLCKQALEDLEKTSGHDHPDVATMLNILALVYRDQNKYKEAANLLNDALAIREKTLGENHPAVAATLNNLAVLYGKRGKYNEAEPLCKRALAIREKVLGYEHPDVAKQLNNLALLCQNQGKYEEVERYYQRALEIYEAKLGPDDPNVAKTKNNLASCYLKQGKYKGAEILYKQVLTRAHEKEFGAIDEDNKPIWQVAEEREENKHKNKENTPYGEYGGWHKAAKVDSPTVTTTLKNLSSLYRRLGKYEAAETLEDCAFRSRKEALDLVKQAKVAQILGDEKGTTRRGSRSSLANSEHEQHDEGSLPLVQRALHEGQSGHHDASPNKPGFKNKIFQAFGIHSST; encoded by the exons caaaaaaatagaaactatTGGCAGGATGACGGCCATGACGCAGGAAGAAATAATAGCTGGGGCACGTACAGTGGCCCAGGGATTGGAGGCTCTGCGCGTAGAACACAGTGGTCTCTTACAGGGATTACAATCACAGGATGCACCAGCTGCGCGAGATAAAGCCAATCTGTTATCGAAGAACATTGAAATGATAGAATTGGGTTTAGGAGAAGCTCAAGTGATGATGGCATTAGCGAGTCATCTGCAAATGGTAGAAGCAGAGAAACAAAAACTTAGGACTCAAGTTAGAAGATTGTGTCAAGAGAACGCATGGCTGAGAGACGAATTGGCAGGAACGCAACAAAAGTTACAAGCTAGCGAACAAGCG GTTGCTCAActggaagaggaaaagaaacatttgGAATTTATGACCAGTATGAGACAATATGATCCTGATCCTTCTGCGGATGATGAAAATGCTAAAGATAGGCCAAAAGATGATCCCGTAGTTGATTTGTTTCCTGATGATGATGCTGATGACCGAAACAGTAAGT CAATATCACCTACACCGCCATCACAATTCGCACAGCAAGTCAATGCTGGATATGAAATACCAGCACGCTTGCGTACTTTGCACAATTTGGTAATACAATACGCGAGTCAAGGACGTTATGAAGTAGCTGTACCTTTATGCAAACAAGCATTGgaagatttagaaaaaacTTCCGGTCATGATCATCCCGATGTCGCAACGATGTTAAATATCTTAGCATTGGTATATCGagatcaaaataaatataaggaAGCAGCTAACCTTTTAAACGATGCTTTAGctataagagagaaaacgctTGGTGAAAATCACCCTGCGGTTGCAGCAACCTTAAATAACCTTGCAGTTTTATATGGAAAGCGAGGAAAATACAATGAAGCAGAACCATTGTGTAAGAGAGCCCTTGCAATTCGAGAAAAAGTTCTTGGATATGAACATCCAGATGTAGCTAAACAATTAAACAATCTTGCGCTACTATGTCAAAACCAaggaaaatatgaagaagTAGAACGTTATTATCAGCGAGctttagaaatatatgaaGCAAAACTTGGTCCGGATGATCCTAATGTAGccaaaacgaaaaataatcttgCTTCTTGTTACTTGAAACAAGGCAAATATAAGGGTGCCGAAATTCTATATAAACAAGTATTGACTAGAGCACATGAGAAAGAATTTGGTGCTATTGATGAAGATAACAAACCTATTTGGCAG GTTGcggaagaacgagaagaaaataaacataaaaataaagaaaatactcCTTATGGCGAATACGGTGGTTGGCATAAAGCGGCTAAGGTCGATTCCCCAACGGTTACGACTACTTTGAAAAATCTTAGTTCCCTATATAGAAGACTAGGCAAATACGAGGCTGCAGAAACTCTTGAAGACTGTGCCTTCAGATCAAGAAAAGAG GCATTAGATCTAGTGAAACAAGCTAAGGTGGCTCAAATATTAGGAGATGAAAAAGGAACTACTAGACGTGGATCACGATCGAGTTTGGCTAATAGCGAACACGAACAACACGACGAG GGTTCGCTGCCACTGGTGCAAAGGGCGCTACATGAAGGACAATCTGGCCACCACGACGCTAGTCCTAACAAACCCGGTTTTAAAAACAAGATCTTTCAAGCTTTCGGGATTCATTCTTCCACGTAG
- the LOC127067881 gene encoding kinesin light chain isoform X6: MTAMTQEEIIAGARTVAQGLEALRVEHSGLLQGLQSQDAPAARDKANLLSKNIEMIELGLGEAQVMMALASHLQMVEAEKQKLRTQVRRLCQENAWLRDELAGTQQKLQASEQAVAQLEEEKKHLEFMTSMRQYDPDPSADDENAKDRPKDDPVVDLFPDDDADDRNSKSISPTPPSQFAQQVNAGYEIPARLRTLHNLVIQYASQGRYEVAVPLCKQALEDLEKTSGHDHPDVATMLNILALVYRDQNKYKEAANLLNDALAIREKTLGENHPAVAATLNNLAVLYGKRGKYNEAEPLCKRALAIREKVLGYEHPDVAKQLNNLALLCQNQGKYEEVERYYQRALEIYEAKLGPDDPNVAKTKNNLASCYLKQGKYKGAEILYKQVLTRAHEKEFGAIDEDNKPIWQVAEEREENKHKNKENTPYGEYGGWHKAAKVDSPTVTTTLKNLSSLYRRLGKYEAAETLEDCAFRSRKEHVQQALDLVKQAKVAQILGDEKGTTRRGSRSSLANSEHEQHDEGSLPLVQRALHEGQSGHHDASPNKPGFKNKIFQAFGIHSST; encoded by the exons ATGACGGCCATGACGCAGGAAGAAATAATAGCTGGGGCACGTACAGTGGCCCAGGGATTGGAGGCTCTGCGCGTAGAACACAGTGGTCTCTTACAGGGATTACAATCACAGGATGCACCAGCTGCGCGAGATAAAGCCAATCTGTTATCGAAGAACATTGAAATGATAGAATTGGGTTTAGGAGAAGCTCAAGTGATGATGGCATTAGCGAGTCATCTGCAAATGGTAGAAGCAGAGAAACAAAAACTTAGGACTCAAGTTAGAAGATTGTGTCAAGAGAACGCATGGCTGAGAGACGAATTGGCAGGAACGCAACAAAAGTTACAAGCTAGCGAACAAGCG GTTGCTCAActggaagaggaaaagaaacatttgGAATTTATGACCAGTATGAGACAATATGATCCTGATCCTTCTGCGGATGATGAAAATGCTAAAGATAGGCCAAAAGATGATCCCGTAGTTGATTTGTTTCCTGATGATGATGCTGATGACCGAAACAGTAAGT CAATATCACCTACACCGCCATCACAATTCGCACAGCAAGTCAATGCTGGATATGAAATACCAGCACGCTTGCGTACTTTGCACAATTTGGTAATACAATACGCGAGTCAAGGACGTTATGAAGTAGCTGTACCTTTATGCAAACAAGCATTGgaagatttagaaaaaacTTCCGGTCATGATCATCCCGATGTCGCAACGATGTTAAATATCTTAGCATTGGTATATCGagatcaaaataaatataaggaAGCAGCTAACCTTTTAAACGATGCTTTAGctataagagagaaaacgctTGGTGAAAATCACCCTGCGGTTGCAGCAACCTTAAATAACCTTGCAGTTTTATATGGAAAGCGAGGAAAATACAATGAAGCAGAACCATTGTGTAAGAGAGCCCTTGCAATTCGAGAAAAAGTTCTTGGATATGAACATCCAGATGTAGCTAAACAATTAAACAATCTTGCGCTACTATGTCAAAACCAaggaaaatatgaagaagTAGAACGTTATTATCAGCGAGctttagaaatatatgaaGCAAAACTTGGTCCGGATGATCCTAATGTAGccaaaacgaaaaataatcttgCTTCTTGTTACTTGAAACAAGGCAAATATAAGGGTGCCGAAATTCTATATAAACAAGTATTGACTAGAGCACATGAGAAAGAATTTGGTGCTATTGATGAAGATAACAAACCTATTTGGCAG GTTGcggaagaacgagaagaaaataaacataaaaataaagaaaatactcCTTATGGCGAATACGGTGGTTGGCATAAAGCGGCTAAGGTCGATTCCCCAACGGTTACGACTACTTTGAAAAATCTTAGTTCCCTATATAGAAGACTAGGCAAATACGAGGCTGCAGAAACTCTTGAAGACTGTGCCTTCAGATCAAGAAAAGAG CATGTACAGCAG GCATTAGATCTAGTGAAACAAGCTAAGGTGGCTCAAATATTAGGAGATGAAAAAGGAACTACTAGACGTGGATCACGATCGAGTTTGGCTAATAGCGAACACGAACAACACGACGAG GGTTCGCTGCCACTGGTGCAAAGGGCGCTACATGAAGGACAATCTGGCCACCACGACGCTAGTCCTAACAAACCCGGTTTTAAAAACAAGATCTTTCAAGCTTTCGGGATTCATTCTTCCACGTAG